The Corynebacterium callunae DSM 20147 genomic sequence AAATGCGTTCATTGGCTCAGACCACCTCAGCTCTTGATTCTCTAGCTGCTCTGCTTCCAGATGAAGCTGAGAAAGTAGTTGGGGCAGAGGTCGTTAAGGTTTCTCCAGGTGAACTGGCCGTTGGTGATGTAGTGATCGTACGTCCAGGCTCAGCTGTGCCCGCGGATGGAATCATTGTTGATGGTGCAGCTTCCATGGACGAAGCAATGGTGACTGGTGAATCTAAAACAATTTGGCGAGAATCCGGTGATCATGTCATTGCTGGCACTATCGCGACAGATTCTGGTTTAAGAGTTAAAGTCACCGCCGCTGGTGATGAAACCACATTGGCTGGAATTCAAAAACTCGTTTCTGAGGCTCAGGCTTCATCTTCGCGAGCTCAACGAATTGCTGATACTGCAGCAAATTGGCTTTTCTGGTTTGCGCTGGGGGCTGCGGCTATCACTGCTGTAGTTTGGTCGCTTTTGGGAATGCCAGATGAGGCAGTAATCCGTACTATTTCGGTTCTTGTGATTGCTTGTCCACATGCCTTGGGTCTGGCAATTCCGCTAGTTGTTTCAATTGCAACGGAGCGAGCTGCCCGTGGGGGAGTGCTCATTAAAGATCGTCTTGCTTTGGAATCCATGCGCAAGATTGACACGGTTCTCTTTGATAAGACAGGAACGTTGACCAAGGGTGAGCCACATCTTGCGGAAATTGAGGTGGTAGAGGGTTTTGCAGCAGATGAGGTGCTCGCTTTGGCAGCAGCAGCCGAAGCTAATAGTGAGCACCCACTTGCTCGCGCTATTCTTCGAGCTGCAGATGAAAAAGGCTTGAGCGTAATGCCTGCTAGTGATTTTTCATCGGCGCCTGCGGTTGGTGTCAAAGCGACGGTTGCTGGGAAAGTTGTTGAGGTAGGTGGCCCATTTTTACTTAAACAAGCTGGAGTAATCGAGCTACCTATTGTGCAAAGATGGAGTTCCGTAGGGGGAACAATTCTCCACGTCTTGGTAGATGGCCAGGTCATTGGTGTCATTTCCTTGGTTGATGAGGTTCGCCCGGAATCTTATACGGCAGTTAATGCGCTACATGAACTTGGAATTCAAGTCGTGATGATCACCGGTGATGCTCAAGCAGTGGCTGACACTGTGGCAAAGGATCTTGGCATCGATAGGGTTTTTGCCGGAGTTCGACCAGAAGATAAAGCATCCAAGGTGGCTGAGCTGCAACATGAAGGCAGGTTAGTTGCCATGGTTGGGGATGGCGTTAACGATGCTCCTGCTCTTGCTACGGCTGATGTGGGCATTGCCATCGGTGCTGGTACCGATGTGGCGATAAACTCTGCCGGCGTGATTTTGGCTTCTTCAGATCCTCGATCAGTGCTTTCCATGGTCAAGCTTTCACAAGCGGCTTATCGGAAGATGAAACAGAATTTGTGGTGGGCAGCAGGTTATAACTTGATTTCTGTGCCGCTGGCAGCAGGAATTTTGGCTCCAGTGGGATTTGTCTTGCCAATGAGTGTTGGTGCACTTTTGATGTCGGTATCCACGGTTGTTGTGGCGTTGAATGCTCAACTCTTGCGCAGGTTGGATCTATCGCCAAATAAGGTGATTTAGAAAACCTGTTGCACATCAGAAATTTAGAGGTCTTCTGGATAAGGCCTCTATCTATTGGCTATGATGGGTGAAATGATCTTAATCAACGTAAAATTCAAGCCTTTGCCCGAGTATGTAGCCAATTTCCGCGAATTGGTTGCCGAGTTTACTGAGAAGACCCGTGCTGAAGAGGGAAATATCTTCTTTGAGTGGTCCATCAATACCGATAACCCAAATGAATTTGTTCTTATTGAGGCTTTCCAGGACGATGCAGCCGAAGCTCATGTCAACAGCGATCATTTCAAGGCAGCATGTGAGCTCTTCCCAACCATCTTGATTGAGACTCCAGAGATCATCAACACTCTTATTGAAGGCAAGACTGAGTGGGATCGTATGGCGGAGTTTGCTGTTAAATAAGATGTCCTAAATTGGGCAGATAGTTTATGAATATGATGCTAGTCATATATTTCAAAATGGACGTATGATGAGGGCATGCACATTGTAAATATTCGATTCAAGCCCAAGGCTAAGTATGTGGAGACATTCCGCTACACCGTTGACAAATTCACCGAAGAAACTAGGACAGAGGAAGGCTGTCTCTATTTTGACTGGTTCCGCAATACTGATTATCCAGGTGAATATCTGGTAGTTGGTGTCTGGACTGATGAAGGTGCCAAGGCACATCAAAACAGTGAACAGTACCTCAGAGCCCAAGAAACTTTGCCACCGTTGCTGCAACAAACGCCACTTATTGTGCAAAGCGAGTTTCCGCATAAGAAAGGCTGGGAACGGTTTAGTGATTTTGAGGTCAACTAGTTTTTCGGTTCAAAACCCCCCATCTCGAAGGTATCTTTATCAAACCTTTGTAGCTAATGGGGGATTTTTCATGTCAACTTAGCAAATAGGAGCAATTACTTAAGGATTTACTTGTAGGCTCAAATCATGGGAAATAAAAAAGATTCTGAAAGTCTGCCGGACTTCCACAAGAATCCGCCAAAGCTCGATAAAAAAGCTTATGAAAAAGAGCTCAAGCGTCTCCAAGCTGAGTTGGTCAATCTCCAGCAATGGGTCGTGGAGACCGGAGCTCGCGTTGTTATCGTGATGGAAGGTCGCGATGCTGCTGGCAAAGGCTCTGCCATCAAGCGGATTACTCAATACCTCAACCCACGTTCTGCCCGGATTGAAGCTCTTCCAACACCTAGCTCTCGAGAAAAAGGGCAGTGGTATTTCCAGCGTTATATTGAAAAGCTGCCAACTGCAGGCGAGATCGTAATTTTTGATAGGTCTTGGTACAACCGCGCCGGCGTTGAGCGAGTGATGGGTTTTTGTACCTCTCAGGAATACCGCCGATTCTTGCACCAGGCCCCTATTTTTGAGCGTCTGCTGGTAGAAGATGGCATCCACCTGCGTAAGTACTGGTTCTCAGTATCTGATGAGGAACAAATTTCCCGCTTCCAGGATCGGTTGAGTGATCCGTTGCGCCGTTGGAAGCTCTCACCAATGGATTTGCAGTCTATTACCAAGTGGGAGGACTATTCTCGTGCGAAGGATGAGATGTTCATCCACACTGATATCCCTTCTGCACCGTGGTACACGGTGGAATCAGAGGACAAGAAGCGTTCTCGAATTAACGTGATTTCACATCTCTTGTCCACGATTCCTTATGAGAAGATCGATCGCCCTTTGCCAGAGATTCCGGAACGTCCAAATCCTGACACTGACTATGAGCGTCCTCCACGTGATGAATTCCGTTATGTTCCCGATGTTGCTGCCCACCTAGAAGAAGATCGCATCGAGGCAGTAAAGCAGGAGAAAAAGGATAAGAAGGCCAGTAAGAAAGAGAAAAAGGGCAAAAAGAAGGCTTAATAACAGTCACCTTCTTGCCCCGGGCCCAACTTAAATAAGCCCCAGCCGGAGTTTAGAGTTCTTCAGAAAGTAG encodes the following:
- a CDS encoding antibiotic biosynthesis monooxygenase family protein, with the translated sequence MHIVNIRFKPKAKYVETFRYTVDKFTEETRTEEGCLYFDWFRNTDYPGEYLVVGVWTDEGAKAHQNSEQYLRAQETLPPLLQQTPLIVQSEFPHKKGWERFSDFEVN
- a CDS encoding heavy metal translocating P-type ATPase, coding for MTMGDSHATHTGHEGHGGHAGHGGHEGHGGHAGHAGHDEHGGHAGHGGHGGHVEKFRKLFWLMLLLAIPVVIFNDMFAGVIGYSLPDWPWVPWVSPLIGTVIFFWGGWPFLLGAYSEIRGRKPGMMLLIALAISVAFLASWGSSLGLLSHELNFWWELALLVVIMLLGHWIEMRSLAQTTSALDSLAALLPDEAEKVVGAEVVKVSPGELAVGDVVIVRPGSAVPADGIIVDGAASMDEAMVTGESKTIWRESGDHVIAGTIATDSGLRVKVTAAGDETTLAGIQKLVSEAQASSSRAQRIADTAANWLFWFALGAAAITAVVWSLLGMPDEAVIRTISVLVIACPHALGLAIPLVVSIATERAARGGVLIKDRLALESMRKIDTVLFDKTGTLTKGEPHLAEIEVVEGFAADEVLALAAAAEANSEHPLARAILRAADEKGLSVMPASDFSSAPAVGVKATVAGKVVEVGGPFLLKQAGVIELPIVQRWSSVGGTILHVLVDGQVIGVISLVDEVRPESYTAVNALHELGIQVVMITGDAQAVADTVAKDLGIDRVFAGVRPEDKASKVAELQHEGRLVAMVGDGVNDAPALATADVGIAIGAGTDVAINSAGVILASSDPRSVLSMVKLSQAAYRKMKQNLWWAAGYNLISVPLAAGILAPVGFVLPMSVGALLMSVSTVVVALNAQLLRRLDLSPNKVI
- the ppk2 gene encoding polyphosphate kinase 2, which encodes MGNKKDSESLPDFHKNPPKLDKKAYEKELKRLQAELVNLQQWVVETGARVVIVMEGRDAAGKGSAIKRITQYLNPRSARIEALPTPSSREKGQWYFQRYIEKLPTAGEIVIFDRSWYNRAGVERVMGFCTSQEYRRFLHQAPIFERLLVEDGIHLRKYWFSVSDEEQISRFQDRLSDPLRRWKLSPMDLQSITKWEDYSRAKDEMFIHTDIPSAPWYTVESEDKKRSRINVISHLLSTIPYEKIDRPLPEIPERPNPDTDYERPPRDEFRYVPDVAAHLEEDRIEAVKQEKKDKKASKKEKKGKKKA
- a CDS encoding putative quinol monooxygenase, whose translation is MILINVKFKPLPEYVANFRELVAEFTEKTRAEEGNIFFEWSINTDNPNEFVLIEAFQDDAAEAHVNSDHFKAACELFPTILIETPEIINTLIEGKTEWDRMAEFAVK